In Saccharothrix syringae, the following are encoded in one genomic region:
- a CDS encoding ChaB family protein has product MPGSQELPSTVARSPKKAQRTWIKAHDSAVQTYGEGQRAHRTAFAALKHSFEKVGDHWEPKDHKGPSDAQAARSTPKPGKTAGGVDANASKQHLYDLAKRLDIAGRSTMTKPELVKAIQKANNRKTAKSR; this is encoded by the coding sequence ATGCCCGGAAGCCAGGAGCTGCCCAGCACCGTTGCCCGCTCGCCCAAGAAGGCGCAGCGCACCTGGATCAAGGCGCACGACTCGGCGGTGCAGACCTACGGCGAGGGCCAGCGCGCGCACCGGACCGCGTTCGCCGCGCTGAAGCACTCCTTCGAGAAGGTCGGCGACCACTGGGAGCCCAAGGACCACAAGGGGCCCTCGGACGCGCAGGCCGCCCGCAGCACCCCCAAGCCCGGCAAGACCGCCGGCGGCGTGGACGCCAACGCCAGCAAGCAGCACCTCTACGACCTGGCCAAGCGGCTCGACATCGCCGGCCGCTCCACCATGACCAAGCCCGAACTGGTCAAGGCCATCCAGAAGGCCAACAACCGCAAAACCGCCAAGTCCCGCTAA